The Rhinolophus sinicus isolate RSC01 linkage group LG07, ASM3656204v1, whole genome shotgun sequence genomic interval CAGGCTCCCGTCCTTGTCCCCCTTGCTGTCCTTCTCCAGAGGCCGCCTTGGGGACGTCTCAACAAACAGTGTGGAGCCTCCTGGAAGAGGCCAGCATGAGCCTTGGGACAGTTCAGGTTCCTAAGATGGCCACCCCATCCGTCACTGCTGGCACGCCTCAGGGATGTCCCCCTCTGTCCCACACTTCCCCTGGCTCTCCCCACTGAGGGCCCTCTCATCCTTCCCGTATCCACCCCCAAGCTCCCCACAGCTGGCTGAGGGACCCAAAGACAGCCACTGTGCATTGGCCCCACGTCGTGTACCCCCACAGCCTGCCAGTGCTGGACCAATTCTTAGGCAATGGCTTTGAATACAGCCCAAATAAGCTGACTTGCCACCCAGAGCCTGCGTCCTTAACGTACCCTGTAAAACTGCACCCAACCCTGCTGCCCACTGACAGGATAACCCTGGGCTATCAAAGGCCCCGAACCATGGGCTACGTCACTTGGACACGGAAATCCCCCTCTAGCCCCCTCCACTGCTAGGTGGTCCCTAGGAGCTCATGCTGTGAGGCACTCGCCCAAGGTGGCAAACCTGTCAAAGCATTGCCCAAATCAAGCTGGACTGCGCCTGCCACCTTGTGGTCCCACTTTCCCTTCCAGCCCTGCTGTGCCACCAGGCAGCAGAGAGGCATTCAGAGCAACGAGCAGCTAACTGCTCAGGTGCATTAGTGACAGCGATGGCCTTCTCCCAGGGGACGACCAAAGGGACAGGCAGTACTCACCCATGGCGGTCCAGGCCAGCCCCATGACCACGCCGGGTGGCGTCACGTCGTACATGCGCTCCACAGTGAACACTGGCTTCCCCACGAAGTCCTGCAGGTTCTCAGGTGTCACCTCCACGGACTCCGCCTCACCGCTGACAATCTTGTAGGCAGACTTCCGTAAGACCTGTGGGGGGCGCAGCGGGGTGAGGAGGGGCAGCCTGGCCACAGGCCCTGGCTCACCACCTCccctgttctttctgctttagtttttttaattctgtaaaatGTCCAACATAAAAAATACACCATCACAACCATTTCGAAGtacacagctcagtggcattaagtacattcacgtcaTTGTGCAGCGATCCCCACCATCAATTCCAGAACTTTTGCTTCTCCCCAAACTGACATTGTCCCCATTAAACACCCCCCCatccacttcctgtctctctgaGCCTGACTCCCCGGAACACATGAGCGAGATCAGACAGCTCCTGTCCTGTGTCTGGACTCCCTGCTTTCCAGCTCACCTTCTCCACCTGCTTCTGCAGGTTGCGCACGCCGCTCTCCCGGCAGTACTGCTTGATGAGGACGGTGAGCACGTCCGACGACAGCTTGGCCTTGCTCTCATCCAGGCCGCACAGGGCACGGGCCTGAGGCACTAGGTACCGCTGGGAGGAGAGCATGCCCTCAGGACCTTCCCGGGACGCCAGGGACTCCCAGAATTGCCCCCCCACCACCTAGGCCTCGGAACCAATGAggccccaccaccacccagccAAAGATCCCTGGCTGGTGAAGAGCCCCCAGGTGGACCAGggcctgccctcatggagctttgGTCCCTGGGGGAATTGGGGTCATCCAACATACACAGTGTGTCCATGCAGGCTACTCCAGGAGGCGACACCTAAGTCACCAGAAGGATGAGAAGCCAGTGAGGCAGTGTCCGGCCAGCACCCAGCGAGTGTCAGGACCCCGAACGGTGGGCCCGCAACCTATAGACGTCCAGCCTGccacctctgctgctgctgcatcTTCTGCCCACATTCCTGGCCTCCCTCCAGATGTCATAATAGATACtacttcctccaggaaggcctCCCTGACCCCTGCGATCACCCCACATAGACTGAGGCCCCATGGGCCAGGTTATGTGGCTGCTGCCTTGAGCAAACGGAGCAGGCAGAGGCTTCATGGGCACCCACAGCCCAGCACAACTCCTGCTGTACAGCACTCACCAGACAGAACCAACTGACACGGGGGTCagccctggagcccccaggagtcCTTGTGTTCCTCCTGTCAACCCTTCAGGAGTTTCAaggaagccccccccccccccccaagtcagCCCCTCTTTTATCCAGTCGAGTCTCTGACCATGGATGGAGGATGTGGTGGGGCGTCCTGGCAGCCCTGTCATCACCTCAGCCACgagctcctccccagccccccagggcCCGCCCCAAGGGCTGGCACCCAGCACCCGACTCAGGGCTGCAAGGGGCTCGAGGGGGAGAAATGCACTCAACCCTTTCCCAGAAAGAAAACCCCGCGTCGGAAATACAAGCCTCCCCTCTGCACCCCTTCCCTGTCCCTCGCCCTGTGTATCTCCCACTGTTCCCAAAttgtatcctttgtaataaaccagtAACAGTAAATAAACggttttcctgaattctgtgagctgttctaatcaattatcaaacccaaggagggggtggTGGGAACCCCGATTTATCGCCGGTCGGTCTGAGGAAGAGAGGCCCAGGCCTTCTGAGTGGTGTCTACAGTCGGGGAGTCCCACGCAATGAGCCCTGAACCTGCTGAGGTCCCCCACTAACCCTGGGTAGTATCACAACCTAACTGAATTGTAGGACCCCAGACGGACAACTGGCTGGTGTGATGGTAGTTTACAACAGGTCTAGACGTACCTCAGTGACACGTCGCATGACACCACACAGCAGAGCCTGTATTTATCCTGTCTCCCCCCCCAGAACGGAAACTGACAATAGTCACCATAGACGGCATCCCCCAGCTCTGGTTAAGTGCCCGGCATGCAGTGGGGCGTCCCTCCCCAGGGCTCAGACAGCTGGCCTCACCTCTGCAATGGCGAGCTTCTCCTGGGCCACATAGCCCGACACGTTGATCATCTCCATGCGGTCCCTCAGCGGCTCTGGGATGGTCTCGGTGACGTTGGCCGTGCAGATGAACAGCACCTGTGGGAGAGGCGCAGGGGTGCTGCGGGACTGCTCACCCTGCCTCCCCGCTAGACCCAGCCCCGGGCGGGACGCGCACCTTGGACAAGTCCACAGGCACGTCCAGGTAGTGGTCCAGGAAGTTGGCGTTCTGCTCAGGGTCCAGAAGCTCAAGCAGTGCCGATGAGGGGTCCCCCTGGTAACCCCGGCCAATCTTGTCCACCTGGAGAGGCAGCAAAAGGTGGGTGGTGTTGGTACCCTGTCCTGCTCCTAAACCTGCTCACCAGACACTCAGGTGGGGGGACCAGGTGGGCCCAGACCCCGGCAGCACCAggggcaggagctggggaagCCCTGAGCAGGAGCCAGAGGGCCGTGGCTGTGGGGGAAAATGGGGTCCTCTGGGGCAGGAGGGGGGCCAGTGTCATGTGATGGCCTGGCTGCAGTGAGGCCACCACCCACGGTGACTCAGGGACCACTGACACCACAGGGGCCACGGGTTTTGTCTTGAGTCATCTGCTTGGTCGGGGCTGTCCCGAGCTCTGGGCTAGGACGGCCCCCTTGGGGaagcccagctgagcccagccgcACACACCTCATCTATCAGAATCAGGGGGTTCTCCGTCTTGGTCTTCTTCAGGCACTGAATAATCTTTCCCGGCATGGCGCCCACGTATGTCCGCCTGCGGGAGAGGGCACAGCTGGGCAAAGGGGCCTCACCCACCGGGGCTGGCCACACCACACCCATCTCCTGAAGCATCAGGACCTGTGTGCCGTACATCCTCCGGGACACCCCGGAAGAGGCAACAGGGAAATACACAATGCTGGAAAAACACGGATGGCTCCCGTCCACGCCAGTCACCCCAACATCCTCCTGCAGCTCAGATTCAGGGCAGGGGACAGAGATTCACAGCCCGGTCCCACTCAGACCTGTTCCCGCAGTGGGCACCTCATAGCCAGACAATGAAACCCAACGAAACAAGAGGGGCCGGGGGCAGCCAGGCACTTGCACAAGGAGCATCCCCACATCCAGGTATCACTGAAGGACAGCAGGCAGGGCCCGCCAGACCTGGGCGTCCCTGGGCAGGGCCTGAGCCCGGATGGCACTGTGCTAGGACTGCTTCCCGACAACCCGCTTAAACTCGGCTGCCTAAACTCGGCTGTAGATGCCTAGCATTCACAGGGAGCAAACCGGCTAGGAGTCCTATGCGTGTGAACTAAGGCCCAGCCATGCAGACAGACCACACACCAGGTAGAGGAAATaggacttagctggaccatcagctctaatgcgtcttttggagcaaaaattaacataagatccgatattatatgttataattatattttatattatattatatatttacattgttttatattgtatatagtatatatagtatattacattgtattacatttacatatatttattctattacatacattacattatttatattgtattgtaaCTATACTATAATACATGGttttatagtatagtaaaataagaccaggtcttacattaatttttgttccaaaagatgcattagagctagtggtccagctaggtcttactttcggggaaacatggtatgaagaagaaaaaagcagggATGAGGGATCTGGAATGCCACTAGGGGTGGGGGCAGTATTTTAAGGTGAGGAATGTCTTAGGGAGAGACCCTGAGCAAAGGAGGTAAGGGGGCAAGCTGTGTGGATATTTGGAGAAAGAGGGTTTTCTAGATAGGGTgagcagcctgtgcaaaggccctggggcaggaacaGCAAGCAGGCCCATGTGGCTGGAGAGTgagtgagggggagagagggagaagatgaCAGGGAGAGGATGGGGCAGGGCCTTGCGGGCCCCAGGGAGGAGTGGGGATTTACCCGAAGGAAGTGGGGGCCTGGGGGCTGTGGGCAGAGACCTTGGCCTTTATCAATGATAACAGGACAGTTCCATGTCCTCGTCCTTGTCAGAATCCTGGACCAACGTCAGCACAGAGCGCCTTCCTGCCCTGTCCTTCCGGGCCCCAATGACACCCCAACATCATAAACACCCTGTTCTTGTTCAGAAACTCAGCCATGGCCTTTCCTCACCCCAGGGAGGGGTCCTTGCCCACAGCTGCTGGGCAGTCCCCACATGGGGCACCGGGGGCCCCAAGGCCCCCCTGCCTCCCCTTCTGCCCCTCTCCAGGCTTCATCCTCCTGCTCCCCCACATCAGAGGCCAGCCCTGAGCCAAGAACCTCCCAGTCTTCCAGGTAGCTCCCTGCAGCCCGCCAGCCTCAGAGCAAGCCTCCCAGGCACACTTTCACTGTCCCAGCCTGGAGGCCTCCCCGAGACCCCGCACCCCATGCTGTGCATGCCCTGTCCCTTCCTGGAGCTCACACCAGGCTCTGAGCCAGGCGAGCTCTCGCCATGCCCACCAGGCAGCAGAATTGTCCATGTTTGTAGAGACGccagaaatgtaatttttaacatGGACTCAAATCTTCCCTGAATACTGCAGTGTGCCAGGGCTTTGGGGGCAGGTGGAGGGTCATGTGGCCAAGTACCAGGGAGGCCAGGAAATCCTGGTGGGTGGTCCGTGCAGATCATGTGTCTTCAGTCACGAGGCAAAAACACCTAGGCCAGAGCCACCTTCTCACcactccacctccccaccctcctttGGACCCGGGGGCCAAGTCGGAACAGACACTTGTGTATCTGCTATATTTGCGTCTCACCGAggcttttcaaagaaccaccctCTGCGGAGGCCAGTGTGGCAGGAAGCCCCAGAATACAACATCCCATGGGAGGGCACCAGGCATGGGGCCAGATGGCTTTAAGACCCGGGACACCGAGGATACCAATACTAGCCAGGCCTCACTGGTGCGAGCTGCCCTGTTCTCACTGGGAGGCCATTTTGCCCCTCACTCTAGTCCTCAGTCCTTGGTCAGAGGGCCCAGGCCTCGGGCCAGAGTGTCGGGGCAGCTGATGCTGGGACATAAGCTAGAACTACTGGGGGCCATCTGCTCACAGGCCCTCCAAAGAGATCGAGGTTCTGATCCAGCTGTTTGAGCGCCTGGATTCAGCCAGGCCTGATCAGATCAATCCCGTCAGTTACCTACTCCGGTGTGAGTGGAGTTTACTACTCGTCACTGAAATCACTCAAGCAAAGGCAGACGCAGGCTCTGGAGGGACAAGGCCTGACAGGCTGGGGCGAGCCAGTCCGGGAGAGGCTGGGCTTACCTGTGCCCCTTGATCTCGGCCACGTCGGTCATGCCCCCAACGCTGAAGCGGAAGTACTCGCGATTCAGGGCGCGGGCGATGGAGCGGGCAATGCTGGTCTTGCCCACGCCAGGGGGGCCGTAGAAGCAGAGGATCTTGCCCTGGGTGGAGCCTCGGAGCTGGCTGACAGCAATGAACTCCTGCGGGCAGAGGTGGGTTCCCGTGAGACTCGGTCACTCGCTGCCTTGTGCAGAGCAAGGGCTGTGCCTGGCATAAGCCTGACCACCTTCTCGCACCTTCCAGGTGTCTAGAGGCTGCAAGAAGGGACAAGTCCTGTCCCAGAGGGGCCAAGCTGACTGGAGGTATCTTTTGCCACAAGGAGGGATCGCCTGTGGCACCAATGGGACAAGTAGGTGCCAGGAGAACATGGTGACTGACGACTGACTGTGGGTGACCACGGCACAGGCCGCGAGGGCAGCTCCCCACCTAACAAgaccctgcctcccaaccctgGGTCACGTTGGCCTTCTCGCTTCTGGTCTGGCCACGGTCCACCCGCCCTCAGTCAGGCCCTGCTTTCTCCCGTCTCAAGCACTACTTTTCCCCTCCTCACAAATCCATGAGCCTCCTGCAGCAGGGCAGGCTCGCTCCAACGCCAGTTCCTCTGGGGGACCATCCACCCCTTACCTTCTTGCTAACCTCCACCAGGCTTGCTTTGGCCAAGCCCCTTCTGTATCCCCAGACCCCTAAATTTACCAGGTGGCTCCTCTGGGTCTGCCCCACAGCACGAGGGTCTTCCTGGGCCCAGGCCCTGAGAGAGCCACCACCCACATGCAAATCCAGACCGTGACAGaccctgcctctctctgctccagtGCCCAGGCCCCAGGGCCCACGGGAGGGGGTGCAGGCGGCCTCACCAGGATGCGCTTCTTCACATCCTCCATCCCATAGTGGTCCTCCTCCAGCACCGCCTGGGCCCGGGCCAGGTCCAGGTTCTCGTCACTGTACTTGCCCCATGGGATGGACGTCAGCCAGTCCAGGTAGTTGCGGGTGACACTGCCACAGGACAGACCAGAGACGATCAGCAGGGCTCAGccagccccccaacccctgccGTTGCTAATCTACGTGGCTGGCACCCCCTGTGCCCGCAGCGTGAATTCCGCCGAGCACACCTTGGCTACACAGGCTAGAACCACTTTGAAAAGCTGTCCTGGCACAGGCCACCGTGGGGACTGGCACGGTTCCTGGCGCAAGTGTTAGGCCTATTTCTCAGACCAGAAACACAGTGCGCATGGGGACCGCTCAGGGTCCGACATCACGGAAGGGGCAGGGGTTAGACAACCTGATCCAGGGCAAGCGGGGAAATTGAGGCCTGGATGGTGGCAGGTCAGAACTTCCGGGAGAGTGACCCCCAGGCTGGGAGCTGTGCACCGGGGTTGGCACCTGCTCCCGGCATAGAATAGGCCCCTCAACAGGGTCCTTACAAGAGACAGTATAAGATTAACCTGTGTGGTTTTAGACACTAAATTTACGGACATTTCCAACAGCAGCATACAAAGCTCGTCTGCTACCAAAGAAAGCGAAGTCAGGGTGTGTATGGAATGGAGGTCTGCAGCGTCAGGAGTGCCAGCGTCTCCCGGGAACCCTGTGGAGAGCCCAGCCCGCCCCGGACACCCTGAGTCAGCAGGAGCTTGGGCCCTGCCCTCTGAGGGGCTGTCCCAGGACCTGGCCATCATGCAAACTGCCCAGGAGCAATGCCCAGTCCCTGGGGTCTGACACCACAGGCAGAGCCAGAAGAATCCCACAGGCCCTGAGCCCTGCAGCCCAAACCGTGGGCAGCCATCCTGATTTACAGCCAGTGTGCACTGACCACGGGTCAACACACTCACTTCCTGGCTACTCTTAAAGCAGCAAGAGGGAGGCCAGGGGAAGGACGCCGGGGAGGAGGGCAGCCTCGCGGGATGGCTCCAGGGACTCCTAGTCCTGACTTAGAGCAAGACATCCCCAGGTTGAAATCCCAGACCCCATCCAGCAGCTCAGAGGCCCTGGTCACTGACTCAACTCCTCCGAGCTCTGATTTCTCCAAGTGTAGATGAGGGTGACATGAGAGGACTGGCAGAGCCAAGTGTGTAAAACACCAAGGGCCTGTGCTCTCCTGGCTTTCAGGGCCGGCATCCCAGACCCCGCCAGGGGCCAGACGCGCTGCTGAGAGCAGCACGGCCGCCCAGGCGCTCACTTGAACTCGGACGAGTGGTTGTCCAGCAGGCCCAGCTTGCTCAGCTCCTCATCCACGACATCCATGACATGCTTGGGGACCACGAGCTCCTTCAGCCGCTCCCGGAACTTCTCCTCGATAGCGTCCTTGTCTTCCttctccaggcccagctccttcTTGATGATCTTCAGCTGTTCTTGCAGGAGGTACTTGCGGTGTGTCTGCTTGATTTTCTCCTCCACCTGCAGGGCCGAGAAGCTGCCGTCAGATGGGAGCACACAGGTGTCACAGGCTAACGGGGTCTGTGGAGGGGCTGCTTCCTCAGGACTCAGAAAAAAAGGGAATCCAGTGCATGCAGCCTCCAATTCCTTCCATCTTTAACCAAAGTCTCCCCAAGCATGGGCCTTGCTGGGGCCACgcaataaataacaataataaatagtTCACTTTTCGATCCTGATTACGACGAGGGAAGCTCGGCCTGAGGCTGCCATGTCCCCCACTTCCCTGACAGACAAGGCCGCGGCACACGGCTCAGAGCCCTGGGTTGGCACCGTGCCTGGCTCCAGTgttccattatatttattttgagagTTGGCTTGTATTGACAACCATTATAGGCCTTCCAATTATAAATGTGATGTGAaatttttttgtcataaaaaCTACATGAAAAATTGAGTCAATTCTGAAAAACCACAACTGACTATCCAGGTGGTCCACCGATTTGACCAAAATTGGGAAAACGAGTCTCAAATACTTTAGTCTTGAGAAACAGTGTTGCCACCCTTCCCAGGCTGCTTTGCAAATTTTGAGCATTTTCCCCAGGACTCTGAAGTTCAGAGAAATCCTCCCCATCGACAGAGGACGGTTGGAAGGCCACCTCTCTCTCTGGGCTCTGCCACTGTGGCGAGTTGTAAGTTTTAACTCAGTCAGTTTCATAGGCCGACTGCACACAGCCCTCAGAGTAGAGGCGCCTTCTGGGATCAGAATTGCCCCACCCAGCTTACCTCCCGACCCAGGCGCTGCTGCAGCTTGCTCAGCTCAAACTCTTTCTTGAGGAGGGAGAGGGCCTTATATAGCCGCTTGGGAATCTACCAAGAAAAGGAAGATGTGAGAGGATGGTCAGAAGTCAGCAGCCATCTggcggggtggggatgggaggacaGGTACTCTGTGAGCTGCTGCGGGAGAGCACGCACACTGGGGCACATTGCATGGCCATGCCTTACCAAAAGGAGGCACGCACGCCATCCCAACAAGCCCAGTTCTGGAAACACCTTCTACAGGTCTACGAGCAGTGTGGACCAGGATGTTTGTACAGGTGTTGTCCGTAACAGCAAGACTGGCGCCAACCCAATATACCTCCCACTGAATGATGGGCACCagccaatggaatactatgcagccgtTAAAAAGAACAAGGGATTAAAACAAGCCAAAACAGAACGAAGGAGCTGGACGTGGACTGAAGGACACGTGTTGATGTGAAATCATCTCCAAACGGAGCTGAGGAACCAGCCAGGCCGAGAGGCGGCCCCTCGGGCAGAGAGGGACCAGACGGTGAGCATGTGGATAGGCCACTCACGTTGGTCTCCTCCAGGACGTCCTGCAGCTCATGGGACTCGGCTCCAGTCAGCGCGGCGCCCATGTCACTCAGGTAGATGGGGTTGTCCACCACCCTCTGGCCCGCCTGCATCATCTGTAGCACAGACTCTCTGGAAGAAATGGGGCCGTTGCCACGGGAGCAGGGACTCCTATTGGACCTGAAGTCTCCTGTCCCCAGCAGCACTGAGAGCCCACTCTGCATGTGGGCCTCAGCAGCTTCAGGGCCGGTGGGGCCGCCCATCCTAAAGCCACGAGACTAATGCTCCTGTGCCCAGATGCAACGCCCCTAGGGCAGTCACATGGGGACCCCTCAGGAGATTTCCACCCCCTTCACCCCAGTTAACGACAATGAAGGCTTCTGGCCAAATCCAGGCCCTTGCTGGCTGAAAGGAGGCAAAGAATCTGGGCCAGGCCGTGGTCCCCCTCCCGCCCAGGGCCTCCCAGCTAGGAGGGAAGAGGCTCCACCCGCACAGGACTAGGCTCTGAGCCTTGAATCCCTGACTCCACAAGTCTTCTACCAGGACACTCTTGAGAAAAGTTCCTGCCAACCCATTGCCACAGAGAGCGCCCAGCCTGGCCTCGGGGAGGGTCAGCCACAcactggggttggggagggggcagtAGACCAACCTGTAGAGAGGGTTCAAGGCGATGATGTCCCGGATGGTCTTCACAATCTCAGCAGTGAGGGCCTGGTGAGTGGGAAGGCCACCATGGGTCCCAGGGCCCGCAGGGCCGTGGCCCTGGGCAGCCCCGCCCACGTGGCCCTGGCCAAGGACAGCGGAGGCCCAGGAGCGGAGGCCAAATTCACGTCACAAGTGAGCAAAAAGTAAAACCAATCCTGTCTCTACACCACTCTGACTTTAGAAGGAGCTGTcttgggtggggggaaggggtccttattcctttattttaagcACTATCCTCACAACCCAAACTCCTTCTTCTCAACCTCAGCCGTAAACCCCCCAGGCTGTGGCGTCTCCTTCGTCTGGGACCTGCCTGTGAGTCTGCAGCACTCAGCCTGTCCTGCCCTCCTGGAACCTCACCTCAGGCCCTTTAGAGGCGGGCACCCTGCTGTGGACGCCATGGATACGTGTCTCCTTCTTGCCTTCTCTCCCTGCCAGTGCTCCTGGCAGGACCACCGGGCAGTTTATGGCATAACAACCTGCACCTCATGTTTCCAGAAGGCTGCAGCTCCCAGAATATCATACTCCAGTGAGGGCAC includes:
- the LONP1 gene encoding lon protease homolog, mitochondrial codes for the protein MAAGTGYVRLWGAARCWALRRPLLPVAGGRVPTAAGVWLPRGRRACDASPPWALWGRGPAATGQWRGLWEANSRGGGGGAAFSGGEDASEGGAEDGAAGPGGSAGGGEGPVVTALTPMTIPDVFPYLPLIAVTRNPVFPRFIKIIEVKNKKLVELLRRKVRLAQPYAGVFLKRDDTNESDVVESLDEVYHTGTFVQIHEMQDLGDKLRMIVMGHRRIHISRQLEVEPEEAEAENKQKPRRKPKRSKKEAEEDLGARHQVEVVVEPISGAPGEVLMVEVENVVHEDFQVTEEVKALTAEIVKTIRDIIALNPLYRESVLQMMQAGQRVVDNPIYLSDMGAALTGAESHELQDVLEETNIPKRLYKALSLLKKEFELSKLQQRLGREVEEKIKQTHRKYLLQEQLKIIKKELGLEKEDKDAIEEKFRERLKELVVPKHVMDVVDEELSKLGLLDNHSSEFNVTRNYLDWLTSIPWGKYSDENLDLARAQAVLEEDHYGMEDVKKRILEFIAVSQLRGSTQGKILCFYGPPGVGKTSIARSIARALNREYFRFSVGGMTDVAEIKGHRRTYVGAMPGKIIQCLKKTKTENPLILIDEVDKIGRGYQGDPSSALLELLDPEQNANFLDHYLDVPVDLSKVLFICTANVTETIPEPLRDRMEMINVSGYVAQEKLAIAERYLVPQARALCGLDESKAKLSSDVLTVLIKQYCRESGVRNLQKQVEKVLRKSAYKIVSGEAESVEVTPENLQDFVGKPVFTVERMYDVTPPGVVMGLAWTAMGGSTLFVETSPRRPLEKDSKGDKDGSLEVTGQLGEVMKESARIAYTFARAFLMQHDPSNQYLVTSHIHLHVPEGATPKDGPSAGCTIVTALLSLAMDRSVRQNLAMTGEVSLTGKILPVGGIKEKTIAAKRAGVTCIVLPAENKKDFYDLAAFITEGLEVHFVEHYREIFDIAFPEEQAEALAVER